The following are encoded in a window of Brevibacillus sp. DP1.3A genomic DNA:
- a CDS encoding divergent polysaccharide deacetylase family protein, producing the protein MNGRKMIPLLLTLFLSFGSIPATATPHVEPEPAGKKLMAFVIDDFGNNMQGTEEILSLPVPLTVAVMPFLPSTKQDAELAHQKGHDVLVHMPMEPMKGKRSWLGPGAITADLSDDEIRSRVEKAIDEVPHAIGMNNHMGSKITADERIMRIIMKVVKERGLIYLDSKTTDKSVAAKIAAEMGVPHAVNQIFLDDVYSVPHITKQMELVCKRIHNHPLCIAIGHVGPPGKKTASVLRQYIPRIQKEAEFVTISKLIQQAAH; encoded by the coding sequence ATGAATGGGAGGAAAATGATTCCGCTCTTGCTCACGCTATTTCTTTCCTTCGGGTCTATACCTGCAACAGCGACCCCACATGTAGAGCCTGAGCCCGCAGGCAAAAAGCTGATGGCATTTGTCATTGATGACTTCGGGAACAACATGCAAGGGACGGAGGAAATATTATCGTTGCCAGTTCCTCTAACCGTTGCCGTCATGCCGTTTCTGCCAAGCACGAAGCAGGATGCCGAGCTTGCCCATCAAAAAGGACATGATGTACTCGTTCACATGCCGATGGAGCCGATGAAAGGAAAACGCTCGTGGCTTGGTCCTGGAGCCATTACGGCTGATCTGTCCGACGATGAGATTCGCAGTCGCGTGGAGAAAGCGATTGACGAAGTACCACATGCGATTGGCATGAACAACCATATGGGCTCTAAAATAACGGCTGACGAGCGAATCATGCGCATCATCATGAAGGTAGTGAAGGAGCGGGGGCTCATTTACCTGGATAGCAAAACCACGGATAAAAGCGTGGCGGCGAAAATCGCGGCTGAAATGGGCGTGCCCCATGCAGTGAATCAAATTTTTCTCGATGACGTTTACTCTGTCCCACATATTACGAAGCAAATGGAGCTCGTCTGCAAACGAATCCACAACCATCCCCTATGTATCGCGATAGGCCATGTTGGGCCTCCTGGCAAGAAAACAGCCTCCGTTCTGCGCCAGTACATCCCGCGAATTCAGAAGGAGGCCGAATTTGTAACCATTTCAAAGCTTATCC